In the genome of Mytilus edulis chromosome 3, xbMytEdul2.2, whole genome shotgun sequence, one region contains:
- the LOC139515195 gene encoding mucin-22-like, which translates to MTVDTYISDNTLDDTDNSDNITVYTDNSDNTTVDIDNAETTTMDTDNSDNITVYADNSDNTTVNTDNAETTTMDTDNSDNITVDTDNSDNITLDNDNSDNTTVDTDNADNTTVDTDNSDIIIVDTDNTLVDTYLIVLHLMSRMLTTMITPVNSDNFDNTTVDSDNFDKTTVDSDNFDNTKVDSDNFDNILLDTDNFDYMTVDTYISDNTLDDTDKSDNSIVDTDNHDNTKVDTKSSQTTTMDTDNSDNITVYTDNSDNTTVNTDNSETTTMDTDNSDNITVDTDNSDNITLDNDNSDNTTVDTDNADNTTVDTDNSDIIIVDIDNTLVDTYLIVLHLMSRMLTTMITPVNSDNFDNTTVDSDNFDKTTVDSDNFDNTKVDSDNFDNILLDTDNFDYMTVDTYISDNTLDDTDKSDNSIVDTDNHDNTKVDTKSSQTTTMDTDNSDNITVYTDNSDNTTVNTDNSETTTMDTDNSDNITVDTDNSDNITLDNDNSDNTTVDTDNADNTTVDTDNSDIIIRMLTTMITSVNSDNFDNTTVDSDNFDKTTVDSDNFDNTKVDSDNFDNILLDTDNFDYMTVDTYISDNTLDDTDKSDNSIVDTDNHDNTKVDTKNSQTTTMDTDNSDNITVYTDNSDNTTVNTDNSETTTMDTDNSETTTMDTDNSDNIRVDTDNSDNITVNTDNAETTSMDTDNSDNITVYTDNSDNTTVNTDNAETTTMDTDNSDNITVDTDNSDNTRLLPI; encoded by the exons ATGACAGTTGATACTTACATTTCTGATAACACTTTAGatgatactgacaactctgataacattacagtgtatactgacaactctgataacactacagtggataTTGACAACGCTGAGACCACTAccatggatactgacaactctgataacattacagtgtatgctgacaactctgataacactacagtgaaTACTGACAACGCTGAGACCACTAccatggatactgacaactctgataacattacagtggatactgacaactctgataacattacattGGATAATGACAACTCAgataacactacagtggatactgacaacgctgataacactacagtggatactgacaactcggATATTATTATCGTAGATACTGACAACACTCTAGTTGATACctatttaatagttttacatttgatgTCA AGGATGCTGACAACTATGATAACACCAGTGAattctgacaactttgataacactacagtggattctgacaactttgataaGACTACAGTGGattctgacaactttgataacactaaagtggattctgacaactttgataacatatTACTGGATACTGACAACTTTGATTACATGACAGTTGATACTTACATTTCTGATAACACTTTAGATGATACTGACAAATCTGATAACTCTATAGTAGATACTGACAACCATGATAACACTAAAGTAGATACTAAAAGCTCTCAGACCACTAccatggatactgacaactctgataacattacagtgtatactgacaactctgataacactacagtgaaTACTGACAACTCTGAGACCACTAccatggatactgacaactctgataacattacagtggatactgacaactctgataacattacattGGATAATGACAACTCAgataacactacagtggatactgacaacgctgataacactacagtggatactgacaactcggATATTATTATCGTAGATATTGACAACACTCTAGTTGATACctatttaatagttttacatttgatgTCA AGGATGCTGACAACTATGATAACACCAGTGAattctgacaactttgataacactacagtggattctgacaactttgataaGACTACAGTGGattctgacaactttgataacactaaagtggattctgacaactttgataacatatTACTGGATACTGACAACTTTGATTACATGACAGTTGATACTTACATTTCTGATAACACTTTAGATGATACTGACAAATCTGATAACTCTATAGTAGATACTGACAACCATGATAACACTAAAGTAGATACTAAAAGCTCTCAGACCACTAccatggatactgacaactctgataacattacagtgtatactgacaactctgataacactacagtgaaTACTGACAACTCTGAGACCACTAccatggatactgacaactctgataacattacagtggatactgacaactctgataacattacattGGATAATGACAACTCAgataacactacagtggatactgacaacgctgataacactacagtggatactgacaactcggATATTATTATC AGGATGCTGACAACTATGATAACATCAGTGAattctgacaactttgataacactacagtggattctgacaactttgataaGACTACAGTGGattctgacaactttgataacactaaagtggattctgacaactttgataacatatTACTGGATACTGACAACTTTGATTACATGACAGTTGATACTTACATTTCTGATAACACTTTAGATGATACTGACAAATCTGATAACTCTATAGTAGATACTGACAACCATGATAACACTAAAGTAGATACTAAAAACTCTCAGACCACTAccatggatactgacaactctgataacattacagtgtatactgacaactctgataacactacagtgaaTACTGACAACTCTGAGACCACTAccatggatactgacaactctgagaCCACTAccatggatactgacaactctgataacattagagtggatactgacaactctgataacattacagtgaATACTGACAACGCTGAGACCACTTccatggatactgacaactctgataacattacagtgtatactgacaactctgataacactacagtgaaTACTGACAACGCTGAGACCACTAccatggatactgacaactctgataacattacagtggatactgacaactctgataacactaggTTACTACCTAtctaa